One window of the Populus trichocarpa isolate Nisqually-1 chromosome 9, P.trichocarpa_v4.1, whole genome shotgun sequence genome contains the following:
- the LOC7463998 gene encoding SH3 domain-containing protein 2: MEAIRKQATKLREQVAKQQQAVLKQFGGGGYGGSDTLVTDEAELHQHQKLERLYISTRAGKHFQRDIVRGVEGYIVTGSKQVEIGTKFSEDSRKYGAENTCTSGNTLSKAAVNYGRARAQMEKERGNLLKALGTQVAEPLRAMVMGAPLEDARHLAQRYDRMRQEAEAQAIEVSKRQAKVREMPGSPELAMKLESAETKLQDLKSNMSILGKEAAAAMAAVEAQQQRLTLQRLIAMVEAERAYHQRVLQILDQLEGEMTSERQRIEAPPTPSAENSMPPPPSYEEVNGMYASQAHNGTTDSISYFLGEVMHSYQGQSDVELTLSIGDYVVVRKVTNNGWAEGECKGKAGWFPYGYIERRDRVLASKIAEVF, translated from the exons ATGGAAGCGATACGAAAACAAGCCACGAAACTTAGGGAACAGGTCGCTAAGCAACAACAG GCTGTTCTCAAGCAGTTTGGGGGTGGTGGATATGGAGGTTCAGACACACTTGTTACTGATGAAGCAGAACTCCATCAGCACCAGAAACTTGAGAGGCTTTACATATCAACACGTGCTGGCAAG cATTTTCAAAGGGATATTGTTCGTGGTGTAGAAGGATATATTGTCACAGGATCCAAACAAGTTGAAATAG GAACAAAGTTTTCAGAAGATAGCAGGAAATATGGTGCCGAAAATACATGTACTAGTGGTAATACATTGTCAAAGGCCGCAGTGAATTATGGTCGTGCCCGTGCTCAGATGGAGAAGGAACGTGGGAATCTGCTGAAAGCTCTTGGTACACAG gtaGCTGAGCCATTAAGAGCTATGGTAATGGGAGCTCCATTGGAAGATGCGCGGCATCTTGCTCAACGTTATGACAGGATGCGACAAGAAGCAGAAGCTCAG GCTATTGAAGTTTCCAAGCGGCAGGCAAAAGTGAGAGAAATGCCAGGCAGTCCTGAACTTGCAATGAAGTTAGAATCTGCAGAAACAAAGCTGCAAGATCTGAAGTCAAACATGTCAATATTGGGGAAGGAAGCGGCTGCAGCAATGGCTGCTGTTGAAGCCCAACAACAGAGGTTAACTCTTCAGAGACTTATTGCTATG GTTGAAGCTGAACGTGCTTATCACCAGAGAGTCCTTCAGATACTAGATCAGCTTGAAGGAGAG ATGACATCAGAACGACAACGAATTGAAGCGCCTCCCACCCCAAGTGCAGAGAACAGCATGCCTCCACCTCCATCATATGAAGAAGTGAACGGCATGTATGCTTCCCAAGCACATAACGGAACAACGGACAGCATCAGTTACTTTTTAGGGGAG GTCATGCATTCATATCAAGGACAATCTGATGTGGAGCTGACTTTGTCAATTGGTGACTATGTTGTTGTTCGAAAG GTGACAAACAATGGCTGGGCTGAAGGGGAATGCAAAGGTAAAGCAGGCTGGTTCCCATATGGGTACATTGAAAGAAGGGATCGTGTCCTTGCCAGCAAAATAGCTGAAGTGTTTTAG